A single region of the Hippoglossus hippoglossus isolate fHipHip1 chromosome 17, fHipHip1.pri, whole genome shotgun sequence genome encodes:
- the LOC117778136 gene encoding desmoplakin-like isoform X2, with protein sequence MSLYGSNSKLANMGLRSSSRPDLASPSFRNDVFLGGNGFQGDYQAGDGGYAYTTTFSRTSGHGGGLPGPKVAVSMGGSGGGAVSVQGIQQKSLYLTSQCQEYLQRAQMMLQGGAPAMEVEKLLMISAETMEQLMLCGRELQQLRIPNNVFRSVEQFKNMQGAIQQQLVGGMTVRRNRGSVGSLDGGRVFNDATGWISQQKRLIETAAWGDDSATIEKQILNHNKIHSSIQRSQEVDRARDELRGDKYNLSILEQEWESLQKMSHGRLSQLRELQSIIEDISRAIMWVNEREEEELMFDWGEKNIDQYIPKKQESYSRLMRDLEVKEKELNKLKVKADGLLSNNHPAADKIEAYMDTLQTQWSWLLQITKCIHVHLKENAAYSQFFKEANETYMKLQKENETIRSKFGCDKSTPMDSLTELLKNLEKERERIMENKRQVQSLVSKSRTIVRLKPRNPEDKSPGPVIIQAICDFKQDQKGILKGNEGILKDNSQRSKWLVTGPGGMDMLIPSVCLLIPPPNPLSIGLASKNEQYYEAIMGIWNQLYINIRSLISWQFCLKDINYINSLSVTMLSQMRPEEYRNMIKRLETHYQEFLHNSKSSELFGEEDKKTIQGDFDKAQTHYDTLIVQLPAHREAKAEPPKPTPAPKIPKITVPKVTIQPPPASSTLNITLLSSLQEIRRRLELAEYGLTSHLHVPLGENSVHECSVHIQNLQSVHKDLDSVHDEYLRLREKIIKQLEGIPADSEQAKFLRSELEIINQKLGGLQGLYSAYIQRLSALQTLLQSLLQAEDIIKVHEARLTEKETTSLDPREVENYQSTLKQMKSDLEQKRDLLTAMESALAKAVHWNGQISGSFHKCDVDLSKYSDLVGQMSDRWRRIQTQIDSRMWDLEKQEKQLKHYQQSSTSVEQWIDNARKRQDTLQMVKLNDIKTLMEHLNQQKALHTEIKGKKEKVEDVHKNADTCAASIKDYELQLASYSSGLETLLNIPIKRAMLQSPASVVRQEASDIQSHYIELLTRSGDYYKFLGELLKNMEELKIRNTTIEMQEEELRRLKDDLQDNNQKNKSLEDALARYRLELTQSKNQLISMEEVKRTTTIQVNATKDNLDSTQNQLQDLNDQLTRIKYQLDEEMRKRRLAEERYTSQQEEYEAAVRRRQKELEELNWTKIDLEKSVKDRERELERMKILLEEEAACRRNAESDISKTSIMVHTSQSQYSELLSEKDSLLSKLKLLEQDKSRHQRIEEELTRIKITLETEVRSKQRVQDEKNSLLKDFNYMKTQYELREGQIRQCESDRDKADRERLSLKNEIEKLMRELKTIEERYKSKLIMSEKEASDLALKRQALEREIKRLQQRPSTLSQQTQTDEKVPTIDPSKLIFDGVRRKVTAHQLCDCGIISKATLDQLLKGKKTVDEVALDIQLNLKGSGIIAGMTTGAQGKMPFTEAKNKKLLSPESALMLLEAQAATGHIMDPAFNEKMPVDAACSRGIVDTEDRDILVTAEAASTGFKDPYSGKVLSVGQACKQGRIDKDTAIRLLQAQESVGGILDPVLSVFLPKDLALDRNLIDEDLYRALNRKPTCYLDPATGEKISYNDLRKKCTVEPVNGLLLLRGPEKPMTVKGLRNEVLITELIKSELLDETDLVKLNQGSMTSKDIEDKLKSYLYGSTCIAGIYDEANERIMPLYQAMKEGLLMRGTTLELLEAQAASGFIVDPVNNVFLTVEEATKRALIGKEFKNKLLSAEKAVTGYRDPATGKTISLFQAIAGDLIEKGHGIRLLEAQIASGGIIDPKESHRIDVAVAYKRGYFDEEMNEILTYEGDDTKGFFDPNTKENLTYLQLKDRCITDPKTGLILLPLKDKRKPQKLQESRTNVLRKRRVVIVDPDTGLEMSVREAYHRELIDYDTFLDLSEQECEWEEITIQGSDGSSRLVIVDRKTGTQYDIKDCMERGIIGQNALDQYRAGTLTLTQLADQIISNTSSSEMTISASNVDDMATCSSPTQAAPSSPTVRKRFNSISITVSPPEMFDDQSPVAAIFDTETLEKITISEALRRGIVDTITAQRLLEAQACTGGIINPATGERLSLQDAVHQSIIDDSMAAKLKPAQKAFVGFEDVKTKRRMSAAEAVKETWLPYEAGQRFLEFQYLTGGLIEPGTGQRVTIEEAIRKGWLDGKAAQKLQDSRTNQKYLTCPKTKLKISYKEAMDGCMVEESNGMKMLQASSMSTKGISSPYNVSNPGSRSGSRAGSCTGSRSGSRRGSVDYSSNYSFSFSSTSSTHNSNTAF encoded by the exons ATGAGTCTGTACGGCTCCAATTCCAAACTGGCCAACATGGGCCTCAGGAGCAGCTCGAGACCGGACTTGGCGAGTCCCAGCTTCCGAAACGACGTGTTCCTCGGTGGAAACGGCTTCCAGGGGGATTACCAGGCAGGGGACGGCGGCTACGCCTACACCACCACCTTCTCCAGGACCTCCGGGCACGGCGGGGGGCTCCCGGGACCGAAGGTGGCAGTCAGCATGGGTGGCAGCGGAGGGGGGGCCGTGAG cgtGCAGGGCATTCAGCAGAAATCCTTATACCTGACCAGCCAATGTCAAGAATATCTACAGAGAGCGCAGATGATGCTGCAGGGT GGGGCTCCGGCCATGGaggtggagaagctgctgatgATCTCGGCAGAAACCATGGAGCAGCTGATGCTCTGCGGCcgggagctgcagcagctgcgtATCCCCAACAACGTCTTCAGAAG TGTGGAGCAGTTCAAGAACATGCAGGGTGCCATCCAACAGCAGCTTGTCGGGGGTATGACCGTGAGACGCAACCGGGGCAGCGTGGGCTCGCTGGACGGGGGGAGGGTCTTCAATGATGCCACAGGCTGGATCAGCCAGCAGAAG CGATTGATTGAGACGGCAGCGTGGGGGGACGACTCCGCCACCATAGAGAAGCAAATCCTAAATCACAACAAAATTCACAGCTCCATCCAAAGGAGCCAGGAAGTAGACAGAGCCAGAGATGAACTG aGGGGCGACAAGTACAACCTCTCCATCCTGGAACAAGAATGGGAAAGCCTGCAG AAAATGTCCCACGGCCGCTTGAGTCAGCTGCGAGAGCTTCAGAGCATCATCGAGGATATCTCCCGAGCCATCATGTGGGTGaacgagagagaagaggaggagctcaTGTTtgactggggggaaaaaaacatcgACCAGTACATCCCCAAGAAGCAAGAGAGCTACTCG AGGCTGATGAGGGAcctggaggtgaaggagaaggagctgaacaAGCTGAAGGTGAAAGCAGATGGACTCCTGAGCAACAACCATCCAGCCGCAGACAAGATTGAA GCCTACATGGACACCTTACAGACTCAGTGGAGCTGGCTGCTTCAGATCACCAAGTGCATCCATGTTCATTTGAAGGAGAATGCCGCCTACAGCCAA TTTTTCAAGGAGGCCAACGAGACCTATATGAAGCTTCAGAAGGAGAACGAGACGATCCGCAGCAAGTTCGGCTGCGATAAGAGCACGCCAATGGACAGCCTCACTGAACTCCTGAAAAACCTGGAG aaagagagggagcgcATTATGGAAAACAAGAGGCAGGTCCAGAGTCTGGTCAGCAAGTCCAGGACCATCGTCAGGCTGAAACCTCGCAACCCAGAGGACAAGAGCCCCGGCCCCGTCATCATCCAGGCTATATGTGACTTTAAACAAGACCAG AAAGGGATTTTGAAAGGGAACGAGGGCATCCTGAAGGACAACTCTCAGCGCAGCAAGTGGCTGGTGACAGGACCTGGAGGCATGGACATGTTGATCCCCTCCGTGTGTCTGCTCATTCCTCCACCAAACCCGCTCAGCATCGGCCTCGCCAGCAA GAATGAGCAGTACTATGAGGCCATCATGGGCATCTGGAATCAGCTTTACATCAACATCAGGAGTCTCATCTCATGGCAGTTTTGCCTCAAAGACATCAACTACATCAACTCTCTCAGTGTCACGATG CTGTCTCAGATGCGCCCTGAGGAGTACCGCAATATGATCAAAAGACTGGAGACTCACTACCAAGAGTTCCTGCATAACAGCAAATCTTCTGAGCTGTTCGGGGAGGAGGACAAGAAAACCATCCAGGGCGACTTTGATAAAGCCCAGACCCACTATGACACTCTGATTGTCCAGCTGCCTGCGCACA GGGAGGCTAAGGCTGAACCACCAAAACCGACTCCAGCACCCAAGATCCCCAAGATCACTGTCCCCAAGGTGACCATCCAGCCTCCCCCGGCCAGCTCCACCCTCAACATCACCCTGCTCAGCAGTCTGCAAGAAATCCGACGCAGGCTGGAGCTGGCTGAGTACGGTCTCACCAGTCACCTCCATGTTCCCCTGGGAGAGAACAGTGTGCACGAGTGCTCTGTGCACATCCAGAACCTGCAG TCTGTGCACAAAGATTTGGACTCTGTTCACGACGAGTACCTGCGCCTGAGAGAAAAGATCATAAAGCAGCTGGAGGGGATACCTGCGGATTCAGAACAAGCCAAGTTCCTCCGCTCTGAATTAGAAATCATCAACCAAAAACTGGGAGGCCTGCAGGGTCTCTACTCAGCCTACATTCAAAG ACTGTCGGCTCTTCAGACCTTGCTCCAGAGTCTTCTCCAGGCCGAGGATATCATTAAAGTCCACGAGGCCCGGCTGACAGAGAAGGAGACCACCTCCCTGGACCCGCGGGAGGTGGAAAACTATCAGAGCACTCTTAAG CAAATGAAGAGTGATCTGGAGCAGAAAAGAGATCTGCTGACAGCTATGGAGTCTGCTCTGGCCAAAGCAGTGCATTGGAATGGTCAAATCTCTGGGTCCTTCCACAAGTGTGACGTGGACTTGTCCAAATACTCGGACCTGGTGGGTCAGATGTCCGACCGCTGGCGCCGCATCCAAACCCAGATTGATAGCAG aaTGTGGGACCTGGAGaagcaggagaagcagctgaaacattatcagcagagcagcactTCCGTGGAACAGTGGATAGACAATGCCAGGAAGCGCCAGGACACGCTTCAGATGGTGAAGCTTAATGACATCAAGACCCTGATGGAGCACCTCAACCAACAGAAG GCACTTCACACTGAAAttaaaggaaagaaggagaaagtaGAGGACGTGCACAAGAATGCAGATACCTGTGCTGCGTCCATAAAG GACTATGAGCTGCAGCTGGCCTCCTACAGTTCAGGCCTGGAAACTCTGCTGAATATTCCTATCAAGAGAGCAATGCTGCAGTCGCCCGCCTCTGTGGTCAGACAAGAG GCGTCTGACATCCAGTCCCACTACATAGAGCTTCTTACCCGCTCTGGTGACTACTACAAGTTCCTTGGGGAGCTTCTGAAAAACATGGAAGAGCTGAAG ATAAGGAACACCACGATTgagatgcaggaggaggaactgAGGCGTCTGAAGGATGACCTCCAGGATAATAATCAGAAAAACAAGTCTCTGGAAGATGCTTTGGCTCGCTACAGGCTGGAGCTCACTCAGTCAAAAAATCAGCTCATTTCTatggaggaagtgaagagaacCACGACAATCCAAGTCAATGCTACCAAGGACAACCTGGACAGCACTCAAAACCAGCTTCAAGATCTCAATGACCAGCTGACCCGCATCAAATACCAGCTggatgaagagatgaggaaaagGAGGCTGGCAGAGGAGCGCTATACCAGCCAGCAAGAAGAGTATGAGGCGGCCGTTCGCCGCAGACAGAAGGAACTGGAAGAGCTCAACTGGACCAAGATTGACTTAGAGAAAAGTGTGAAGGACAGAGAACGTGAACTGGAGAGGATGAAGATACTGCTAGAGGAAGAGGCGGCATGTCGACGTAATGCGGAATCGGATATCTCAAAG ACATCCATCATGGTGCATACGTCCCAGAGCCAATATAGTGAGCTGCTGTCGGAGAAGGACAGTTTGCTTTCCAAGCTGAAACTGCTGGAGCAGGACAAGAGTCGTCACCAGCGCATAGAAGAGGAGCTGACCCGCATCAAGATCACACTTGAGACGGAGGTCCGTAGCAAACAGCGTGTGCAGGATGAGAAGAATTCTCTCCTCAAGGATTTCAACTATATGAAGACCCAGTATGAATTGAGAGAAGGCCAGATCAGGCAGTGTGAATCCGACAGAGACAAGGCGGATCGTGAGAGGCTATCCCTGAAGAATGAGATTGAGAAGCTCATGAGGGAGCTGAAGACTATTGAGGAGAGGTACAAGAGCAAGCTGATAATGTCTGAAAAGGAGGCATCAGACCTGGCTCTCAAAAGACAGGccctggagagagagataaagaggctgcagcagagaccGAGCACTCTGAGCCAGCAGACCCAGACAGATGAGAAAGTCCCAACAATTGATCCATCCAAGCTGATTTTTGATGGGGTGCGTAGAAAGGTCACTGCCCACCAACTTTGCGACTGTGGTATAATCAGCAAAGCCACTCTAGACCAGCTCTTAAAGGGAAAGAAGACAGTGGATGAGGTTGCTTTGGACATCCAGCTTAATCTAAAGGGTTCAGGCATTATTGCTGGCATGACAACAGGTGCTCAAGGAAAAATGCCATTCACTGAAGCCAAAAACAAGAAACTCCTCAGCCCAGAGAGTGCTCTCATGCTTCTAGAAGCTCAAGCAGCAACAGGCCACATAATGGACCCTGCATTTAATGAAAAGATGCCTGTGGATGCAGCCTGTTCCAGAGGAATTGTAGACACAGAAGACAGAGACATCCTGGTGACAGCTGAAGCTGCAAGCACAGGCTTTAAAGATCCATACAGTGGCAAAGTGTTATCTGTGGGCCAGGCTTGCAAACAAGGCCGCATAGACAAAGACACAGCCATCCGCTTGCTGCAGGCACAGGAGTCTGTGGGAGGCATATTGGATCCTGTTCTGAGTGTATTCCTTCCAAAAGATTTGGCCTTGGATCGCAATCTTATCGATGAAGACCTCTATAGGGCTTTGAACAGAAAACCTACATGCTACCTGGATCCTGCGACGGGAGAGAAGATCAGTTATAATGACCTCAGGAAGAAATGTACAGTCGAACCTGTTAACGGCTTGCTTCTGCTCCGTGGTCCAGAAAAGCCCATGACAGTAAAGGGTCTCCGTAATGAAGTTCTAATTACAGAGCTCATCAAATCTGAACTTCTGGATGAAACTGACTTGGTGAAGCTCAACCAGGGCAGCATGACCAGCAAAGATATTGAAGACAAGCTGAAGTCCTATCTGTATGGCTCTACCTGTATTGCAGGTATCTATGATGAGGCCAATGAGCGAATCATGCCTCTTTATCAAGCTATGAAGGAAGGTCTGCTCATGAGGGGAACCACCCTGGAGCTGCTTGAGGCACAAGCTGCTTCTGGATTTATTGTTGATCCAGTCAACAATGTCTTCTTGACAGTGGAGGAAGCTACAAAGAGAGCTCTGATAGGGAAAGAGTTTAAGAATAAGCTTTTGTCTGCAGAGAAAGCAGTTACTGGATACAGAGACCCAGCCACAGGAAAGACAATCTCCCTCTTCCAGGCTATTGCGGGTGATCTTATTGAGAAAGGTCATGGAATCCGTCTCCTTGAAGCTCAAATAGCTAGCGGTGGGATTATTGACCCAAAAGAGAGCCATCGCATTGATGTTGCTGTTGCCTATAAAAGGGGGTATTTTGATGAGGAGATGAATGAGATCCTTACTTATGAAGGAGATGACACAAAAGGGTTCTTTGACCCTAATACCAAGGAAAACCTTACATATCTTCAGTTGAAAGACAGGTGCATCACAGATCCCAAAACAGGCCTAATACTCCTGCCACTCAAAGACAAGAGGAAGCCGCAGAAGTTGCAGGAAAGCCGTACCAATGTCCTCCGCAAGAGGCGGGTTGTGATCGTTGACCCAGACACTGGACTGGAGATGTCAGTGAGGGAGGCCTATCACCGTGAGCTGATTGACTATGACACCTTCCTGGACCTGTCAGAGCAGGAATGTGAGTGGGAGGAAATAACTATCCAGGGGTCAGATGGCTCCTCACGATTGGTGATAGTGGATAGGAAAACAGGAACCCAGTACGACATCAAGGACTGTATGGAGCGTGGTATCATTGGCCAGAACGCTTTGGATCAGTATCGAGCTGGAACGCTAACCTTGACCCAGTTGGCTGACCAAATTATCAGCAATACTAGTAGCTCTGAGATGACTATTTCAGCCAGCAATGTAGATGATATGGCCACCTGCAGCAGCCCCACCCAGGCCGCACCATCCTCTCCAACCGTCCGTAAACGCTTCAACAGTATTTCTATTACTGTCTCACCCCCTGAGATGTTTGATGACCAGAGCCCTGTTGCAGCCATATTTGACACAGAGACCTTGGAGAAGATAACTATTTCTGAAGCGCTTCGTAGAGGCATAGTTGACACTATTACAGCACAAAGGCTGCTTGAGGCCCAGGCATGCACAGGTGGGATTATCAACCCTGCCACTGGCGAGAGACTGTCGCTGCAGGATGCTGTCCACCAGAGCATCATTGATGACAGCATGGCTGCTAAGCTGAAACCTGCCCAGAAAGCCTTTGTTGGTTTTGAAGACGTAAAGACTAAAAGGAGGATGTCCGCAGCAGAAGCAGTAAAGGAGACATGGCTGCCTTATGAGGCAGGTCAGAGATTTTTGGAGTTTCAGTATCTGACAGGAGGCCTGATTGAGCCTGGCACTGGACAGCGTGTTACCATCGAAGAGGCTATCCGCAAGGGGTGGCTCGACGGTAAAGCGGCGCAGAAGCTTCAGGATTCACGGACCAATCAGAAGTACCTGACCTGTCCCAAGACGAAACTGAAGATCTCCTACAAGGAAGCTATGGATGGCTGCATGGTGGAGGAAAGCAATGGTATGAAGATGCTGCAGGCCTCCTCAATGTCCACGAAGGGAATCAGCAGCCCTTACAATGTGTCTAACCCAGGATCACGCTCTGGCTCCAGGGCAGGTTCCTGTACTGGCTCCAGGAGTGGATCTCGTAGAGGGAGTGTGGATTATTCCTCTAACTACAGCTTCAGCTTCTCTTCAACCAGCAGCACCCATAACTCCAACACTGCCTTTTAA